In a genomic window of Glycine max cultivar Williams 82 chromosome 13, Glycine_max_v4.0, whole genome shotgun sequence:
- the LOC100778883 gene encoding Probable RNA 3'-terminal phosphate cyclase-like protein-like (The RefSeq protein has 1 substitution compared to this genomic sequence), producing the protein MGKTAYKRLKGSQSFRQRLLLSTLSSTPILIEDIRADETWPGLRNHEISLLRLFETVCDDCHVEINETGTKLKYKPGTIMGGRQHSPHDCGVSRSIGYFLEPLIVLCLFAKQPLTIRLKGITNDSKDPSVDTFKSTTLPILKRFGVPSEGLEIKVESRGLPPNGGGEVLLSVPVVQSLTAVSWIDEGFVRKIRGTSFSTRVSVQFEYGMIKAARGIINPLVSDVHIFSDHRSGPEAGNSPGYGISLVAETTSGCFISVDTAVSQVRDDDTSGLADDAKRDLMSPDDIGVGIASALLGEIAQSGVVDSTHQGLLFLLCALCPQDVSKVRVGKLSQHGVETLRNLRDFLDLKFIIKPDPNSQSVFLKCIGYGMKNLSRKVS; encoded by the exons ATGGGGAAAACGGCTTACAAGAGGCTGAAGGGAAGCCAGAGCTTCAGGCAACGCCTTCTTCTCTCTACTCTCTCCTCCACTCCCATTCTCATCGAGGACATTCGCGCCGACGAGACATGGCCCGGCCTCCGCAACCACGAAATTTCTCTCCTCCGACTCTTCGAAACCGTCTGCGACGATTGCCACGTCGAAATCAACGAAACCG GTACCAAATTAAAGTACAAACCGGGAACTATTATGGGTGGCAGACAACACAGTCCACACGATTGCGGCGTCTCACGGTCCATTGGTTACTTTCTGGAGCCACTCAttgtgttgtgtttgtttgccAAACAGCCCCTTACTATCAGGCTCAAAG GAATTACAAATGATTCTAAAGATCCATCTGTTGATACCTTCAAGTCAACGACTTTACCTATATTGAAGCGCTTTGGAGTTCCATCTGAAGGCTTGGAGATTAAAGTAGAGAGTCGTGGATTACCTCCCAATGGTGGTGGTGAAGTTCTTTTGTCTGTTCCTGTTGTTCAGAGTCTAACG GCGGTTAGTTGGATTGATGAGGGTTTTGTGAGGAAAATTAGGGGAACTTCTTTTTCAACAAGAGTGTCTGTTCAGTTTGAATATGGCATGATTAAAGCTGCCCGTGGAATCATCAATCCGCTGGTTTCTGATGTGCACATTTTCTCTGATCACAGATCAGGTCCTGAGGCTGGAAA CTCTCCTGGATATGGGATTTCTCTGGTTGCGGAAACTACGTCTGGTTGTTTCATTTCTGTAGACACTGCTGTTTCTCAAGTGAGGGATGACGATACTTCTGGCCTTGCAGATGATGCGAAACGAGACTTAATGCCGCCAGATGATATTGGTGTGGGGATTGCTAGTGCTTTACTAGGGGAGATAGCTCAAAGTGGAGTGGTAGATTCAACACATCAG GGTTTGTTATTTCTTCTATGTGCTCTATGCCCTCAAGATGTTTCCAAGGTTCGTGTAGGAAAACTTTCGCAGCATGGAGTTGAAACTCTCAGAAACCTAAGGGATTTTCTTGATTTGAAGTTTATTATCAAACCAGATCCAAACTCACAGTCGGTTTTTCTAAAGTGTATTGGTTATGGCATGAAGAACCTTTCTCGAAAGGTATCATAA
- the LOC100777472 gene encoding non-classical arabinogalactan protein 31 → MAKALASVLLFLLVAVSNVFAVELELETLPPSYPHPHPVHSPTPAPLHPPANAPHPHHHHHHHHPPAPAPAPAPVPSPSHHNYPPTPAPAKPPTHHHHHHPPAPVNPPPVPVHPPVKPPVPVHPPVKPPVPVHPPVKPPVPAHPPVKPPVVPVHPPVKPPVVPVHPFPRSFVAVQGVVYVKSCKYAGVDTLLGATPLLGAVVKLQCNNTKYKLVQTSKSDKNGYFYIEAPKSITTYGAHKCNVVLVSAPYGLKASNLHGGVTGALLRPEKPFLSKRLPFVLYTVGPLAFEPNCH, encoded by the exons ATGGCCAAAGCCTTGGCATCAGTGCTGCTGTTTCTCCTCGTAGCTGTGAGTAATGTGTTTGCTGTAGAGCTTGAACTTGAAACTCTTCCACCCTCTTACCCTCACCCTCACCCTGTTCACTCCCCCACACCAGCACCTCTTCACCCACCAGCAAATGCTCCTCAcccacaccaccaccaccaccaccaccaccctccAGCACCAGCACCAGCACCAGCACCTGTTCCTTCACCTTCTCACCACAATTACCCTCCTACCCCTGCCCCTGCTAAGCCTCCTACtcaccaccatcaccatcacCCTCCTGCTCCTGTTAATCCACCTCCTGTTCCGGTTCATCCTCCAGTTAAACCTCCTGTTCCGGTTCACCCTCCAGTTAAACCTCCTGTTCCGGTTCACCCTCCAGTTAAACCTCCTGTTCCGGCTCACCCTCCTGTTAAACCTCCGGTTGTTCCGGTTCACCCTCCTGTTAAACCTCCGGTTGTTCCGGTTCACCCCTTTCCTAGAAGCTTTGTCGCAGTTCAAGGagttgtttatgttaagtccTGCAAGTATGCTGGGGTTGACACCCTCTTGGGAGCCACACCACTACTTG gTGCCGTTGTGAAGCTCCAATGCAACAACACCAAGTACAAGCTGGTTCAAACAAGTAAATCTGACAAGAACGGCTACTTCTACATTGAAGCACCAAAGAGCATAACCACGTACGGGGCCCACAAGTGTAACGTGGTTTTGGTTAGTGCACCCTATGGGCTTAAGGCCTCAAATCTCCATGGTGGTGTCACTGGTGCTCTTCTCAGGCCCGAGAAGCCTTTCTTGTCTAAGAGGCTTCCTTTTGTGCTCTACACTGTTGGGCCTCTTGCATTTGAGCCCAATTGCCATTAA
- the LOC112998726 gene encoding uncharacterized mitochondrial protein AtMg00810-like, producing the protein MLLALIAHKRWKVYHLDVKSVSLNGYLQEEIFVEQPEGFQIKGEEQKVYKLKKALYGLKQAPRAWYSKIDDHFQDLGFVKSPSEAALYVKLVDANSIIIVVYVDDLLVTRSDEKLIKEFKVEMLKAFEMKNLGLMSFFLGIEVKQDHGGILIHQKKYAREILKKSLMEDCKSTTSPMNQKEKFSKDDGADKVDEMHNRSLIGCLMYLTVTRPDILFAVSILSRFMHCASEVHLQAGKRVVRYVKDTLDYGIMYFHSHNFKLHGYSNSDWASCIDDMRSTSGYCFSFGFGVFSWCSKKQEVVAQSTAEVEYVAVVAAVNQALWIRKIMTYLHMKQEESTQIFVDNQAAISIANDLVFHGKTKHFKIKLFLLREIQREGEVKLLYCKTENQSADILTKALPKAKFEYLRQKFGVCNSKVKEEC; encoded by the coding sequence ATGCTACTTGCCTTGATTGCACATAAAAGGtggaaagtttatcatttagaTGTAAAATCTGTCTCTCTAAATGGTTACTTGCAGGAGGAGATTTTTGTAGAGCAACCTGAGGGGTTTCAAATCAAAGGAGAAGAGCAGAAAGTTTACAAGTTGAAAAAGGCATTATATGGTCTTAAACAGGCTCCTAGGGCCTGGTACAGCAAGATAGATGATCATTTTCAGGATCTTGGATTTGTCAAAAGTCCAAGTGAGGCTGCATTATATGTGAAATTGGTAGATGCAAATTCAATCATTATTGTTGTCTATGTTGATGATTTACTTGTGACAAGAAGTGATGAGAAACTCATAAAGGAGTTTAAAGTTGAAATGCTTAAAgcatttgaaatgaaaaatcttGGCTTGATGAGTTTCTTTTTGGGAATAGAGGTGAAACAAGATCATGGTGGGATCCTCATTCACCAAAAGAAGTATGCAAGGGAAATACTCAAGAAGTCTCTTATGGAGGACTGCAAAAGCACTACATCTCCAATGAACCAAAAGGAGAAATTTAGCAAGGATGATGGAGCTGATAAAGTTGACGAAATGCATAACAGAAGCTTAATTGGTTGCTTAATGTATCTTACTGTAACCAGACCTGACATTTTGTTTGCAGTAAGTATACTTTCAAGGTTCATGCATTGTGCTAGTGAAGTTCATCTTCAAGCTGGCAAACGAGTTGTTAGATATGTTAAAGACACTTTAGACTATGGTATAATGTACTttcattctcataattttaagcTTCATGGATATTCTAATAGTGACTGGGCAAGTTGTATTGATGACATGAGAAGCACCTCTGGTTACTGTTTTTCCTTTGGTTTTGGAGTTTTTTCTTGGTGTTCTAAAAAGCAAGAAGTTGTAGCTCAATCAACTGCAGAAGTAGAGTATGTAGCTGTTGTTGCTGCAGTGAATCAAGCTCTTTGGATCAGGAAAATTATGACATATTTGCATATGAAACAAGAAGAAAGCACACAGATTTTTGTGGACAACCAGGCTGCAATCTCAATTGCTAATGATCTGGTGTTTCATGGCAAAACTAAGCATTTCAAGATAAAGCTTTTTCTTCTAAGAGAAATTCAaagggaaggagaagtgaagtTACTGTACTGCAAAACAGAGAATCAAAGTGCTGACATTCTGACCAAGGCACTTCCAAAAGCCAAATTTGAATACTTGAGACAAAAGTTTGGAGTTTGCAATTCCAAAGTCAAGGAGGAATGTTAA
- the LOC100789728 gene encoding transcription factor bHLH162 — protein sequence MENNPSSSSRTDRKFIEQNRRNHLKDLFFKLNSVVPHQSSREAISRPDQIGEATNYIKNLQIKLEKMKEKKNNLIDIKRSKNVSMNMGLLKSPQFKIQQMGSTLEVFLITGLDCQFMFNETVRVLQEEGSDVVNASYTVVENEVFHTIHCHQVGESANGALRISEKLKKYFNG from the exons ATGGAGAACAACCCTAGTTCATCATCAAGAACTGATAGAAAATTCATTGAACAGAATAGAAGAAATCATTTGAAGGATCTTTTCTTCAAGCTCAACTCAGTTGTGCCTCATCAAAGCTCAAGG GAGGCCATTTCGCGGCCGGATCAGATAGGTGAAGCCACAAATTACATAAAGAATTTACAGATTAAATTAGAGAAaatgaaggagaaaaagaacaACCTAATAGACATTAAAAGATCAAAAAATGTTAGCATGAATATGGGATTGTTGAAGTCTCCACAATTTAAAATCCAACAAATGGGTTCAACTTTAGAGGTTTTTCTAATAACTGGGTTGGATTGTCAATTCATGTTCAATGAGACCGTTCGTGTTCTTCAAGAAGAAGGATCAGATGTTGTTAATGCCAGTTATACCGTTGTTGAAAATGAAGTTTTTCATACAATACACTGTCATCAG gtaGGGGAATCTGCAAATGGAGCTTTGAGGATATCTGAGAAATTAAAGAAGTATTTCAATGGCTGA
- the LOC100778344 gene encoding serine/threonine/tyrosine-protein kinase HT1: MDEDSSNSWIRRAKFSHTVCHRLNYSSSGFGSFSIQPRAQHSSSSLKSRPEVAFASNKAQKKPIMNKQRSLSPLPRTSLSETFKEARHEQKRFSTPGPRRKEQNKDKRIMGKLLNKDSHVSNSKSPRSSPITTKSPYSSPIRHLASMKLSSKQHRKDLGWTKYFDHGGGKVTAVETAEEWNVDLSKLFVGVRFAHGAHSRLYHGMYKDEAVAVKIITVPDDDENGMLVDRLEKQFIREVSLLSCLHHQNVIKFVAACRKPHVYCVITEYLSEGSLRSYLHKLERKTISLGKLIAFALDIARGMEYIHSQGVIHRDLKPENVLINEDFHLKIADFGIACEEAYCDLFADDPGTYRWMAPEMIKRKSYGRKVDVYSFGLILWEMVTGTIPYEDMTPIQAAFAVVNKNARPVIPSDCPPAMRALIEQCWSLHPDKRPEFWQVVKVLEQFESSLAHDGTLTLVENPCCQDHKKGLLHWIQKLGPVHHNNGPVPKPKFT; this comes from the exons ATGGATGAAGATAGCAGTAATTCTTGGATAAGGAGGGCCAAATTCTCCCACACAGTATGTCACAGGTTGAACTATTCCAGTTCTGGATTTGGCTCTTTCAGCATTCAGCCAAGGGCACAACACAGTTCTAGTAGTCTGAAATCAAGGCCTGAAGTGGCTTTTGCTTCCAACAAGGCTCAGAAGAAACCAATAATGAACAAGCAGAGATCTTTGTCCCCTTTGCCTCGAACCTCTCTCTCTGAGACCTTCAAGGAAGCCAGACATGAGCAGAAGAGGTTCTCAACACCTGGTCCAAGGAGGAaagaacagaacaaggacaagaGAATCATGGGGAAGTTGCTCAACAAGGATTCTCATGTGTCCAATTCCAAATCCCCTCGCAGTAGTCCAATTACTACTAAATCCCCTTACAGCAGTCCAATTAGGCACCTTGCTTCGATGAAATTAAGCTCGAAGCAGCACCGAAAGGATTTGGGATGGACAAAGTACTTTGATCATGGAGGGGGAAAGGTTACTGCTGTGGAAACAGCTGAGGAATGGAATGTTGACCTCTCCAAGCTCTTTGTTGGTGTTAGGTTTGCTCATGGTGCTCATAGCAGGCTTTACCATGGCATGTATAAAGATGAAGCTGTAGCTGTGAAAATTATCACGGTACCGGATGATGACGAAAATGGAATGTTGGTGGATCGATTAGAGAAACAATTCATTAGAGAAGTATCGCTTTTATCGTGCCTCCACCATCAAAATGTTATAAAG TTCGTAGCAGCATGTAGAAAGCCACATGTTTATTGTGTTATCACAGAATATCTATCAGAAGGTTCGTTGAGGTCATATTTGCATAagttggaaagaaaaactatttCTCTAGGGAAGCTAATTGCTTTTGCTCTGGACATTGCTCGTGGAATGGAATATATACACTCTCAAGGTGTCATTCACCGAGACCTTAAACCGGAGAATGTCCTTATCAATGAAGACTTTCACCTTAAAATTGCTGATTTTGGCATTGCTTGTGAGGAAGCATACTGTGACTTATTTGCTGATGACCCTGGTACCTACCGCTGGATGGCACCTGAGATGATCAAACGAAAATCCTATGGGAGAAAGGTTGATGTATATAGTTTTGGGCTTATCTTATGGGAAATGGTGACTGGAACTATACCATATGAGGATATGACTCCCATCCAGGCTGCTTTTGCCGTAGTAAATAAG AATGCAAGGCCAGTTATTCCTTCAGACTGTCCACCTGCAATGCGAGCTTTAATCGAGCAATGTTGGTCTTTGCATCCGGACAAGAGGCCCGAGTTCTGGCAGGTTGTTAAGGTATTAGAACAATTTGAATCTTCGCTTGCTCATGATGGAACTCTGACTCTGGTGGAAAATCCTTGTTGCCAAGATCACAAGAAAGGGCTTCTCCATTGGATTCAAAAGCTTGGTCCTGTGCATCATAATAATGGTCCTGTGCCTAAACCAAAATTTACATGA